One window of the Allosaccharopolyspora coralli genome contains the following:
- a CDS encoding undecaprenyl-diphosphate phosphatase, producing the protein MSWLQAMVLAVVQGLTEFLPISSSGHLRIVSELFFGDDAGASFTAVTQIGTELAVVLYFAKDIVRLVWTWLRGFRDAEVRQTQDYRLAWYVIIGSIPIGVLGLLFQDAIRGAFRSLWITATMLILFGVLMGLAERFGRQERPMSGLTLRDGVVMGFAQSLALVPGVSRSGGTITAGLTLGLDRPTAVRFSFLLAIPAVMAAGISEIPHVFEAGGPGLQPSGAQMVVATVIAGLVGYAAIAWLLRFVQQHSVYVFVWYRIALGLLVYALLGFGVMAP; encoded by the coding sequence TTGTCGTGGTTGCAGGCCATGGTGTTGGCGGTGGTCCAGGGTCTGACGGAGTTCCTGCCGATCTCCTCGTCGGGGCATCTGCGGATCGTTTCGGAGTTGTTCTTCGGGGATGACGCGGGAGCGTCGTTCACGGCGGTGACGCAGATCGGTACCGAGTTGGCGGTGGTGCTCTACTTCGCCAAGGACATCGTTCGGCTGGTGTGGACGTGGCTGCGGGGGTTCCGCGACGCCGAGGTTCGGCAGACGCAGGACTACCGGTTGGCGTGGTACGTGATCATCGGCAGCATTCCGATCGGCGTGTTGGGGCTGTTGTTCCAGGACGCGATCCGGGGTGCGTTCCGGAGTTTGTGGATCACGGCGACGATGCTGATCCTGTTCGGCGTGTTGATGGGACTCGCGGAGCGGTTCGGGCGTCAGGAGCGGCCGATGTCGGGGTTGACGCTGCGCGACGGCGTGGTGATGGGTTTCGCTCAGTCGTTGGCGCTGGTTCCGGGTGTGTCGCGGTCCGGTGGGACGATCACGGCGGGGTTGACGCTGGGCCTGGATCGTCCGACGGCGGTGCGGTTCTCGTTCCTGCTGGCGATTCCGGCGGTGATGGCGGCGGGGATCTCGGAGATCCCGCACGTGTTCGAGGCGGGTGGTCCCGGTCTGCAGCCGAGCGGGGCGCAGATGGTGGTGGCCACGGTGATCGCCGGTCTCGTCGGGTACGCGGCGATCGCGTGGTTGCTGCGGTTCGTCCAGCAGCACAGCGTGTACGTCTTCGTGTGGTATCGGATCGCGTTGGGGCTGCTGGTGTATGCGCTGCTCGGGTTCGGTGTGATGGCGCCCTGA
- a CDS encoding histidine phosphatase family protein, which produces MATLILLRHARSTANGSGTLAGRSPGVGLDDSGRAQAAGLAERLGALPVAEFVVSPLQRCAETVSEVAASRGLTPVVEPRLTEVDYGDWTGRAVKELTEESLWKVVQQHPSAAVFPGGEGLAQVQARAVAAVREHDARITEQHGPNALWVACSHGDVIKSIVADAVGTHLDAFQRIVVDPCSVSVVRYTEVRPFVVKVNDTGSDVSGLLPPAEESAKDGESGGAESDAVVGGSTGA; this is translated from the coding sequence GTGGCGACTCTCATCCTGCTGCGGCATGCGCGCTCGACGGCGAACGGTTCCGGAACGTTGGCGGGACGGTCCCCTGGGGTGGGGTTGGACGACTCGGGGCGTGCTCAGGCTGCGGGGCTGGCCGAGCGTCTGGGGGCGTTGCCGGTGGCGGAGTTCGTGGTCTCGCCGTTGCAGCGGTGTGCGGAGACGGTCTCCGAGGTGGCGGCCTCGCGGGGGCTGACGCCGGTGGTGGAGCCGCGGCTGACCGAGGTCGACTACGGGGACTGGACGGGTCGGGCGGTCAAGGAGTTGACGGAGGAGTCGCTGTGGAAGGTGGTGCAGCAGCACCCGTCGGCGGCGGTGTTTCCCGGTGGTGAGGGGTTGGCGCAGGTGCAGGCGCGCGCGGTGGCGGCGGTGCGTGAGCACGATGCTCGGATCACCGAGCAGCACGGGCCGAACGCGTTGTGGGTGGCGTGCAGCCACGGTGACGTGATCAAGTCGATCGTGGCGGACGCGGTGGGCACGCACCTGGACGCGTTTCAGCGGATCGTGGTGGATCCGTGTTCGGTGAGCGTGGTGCGCTACACGGAGGTGCGGCCGTTCGTGGTGAAGGTCAACGACACCGGTTCGGACGTGTCCGGGTTGTTGCCGCCTGCGGAGGAGTCCGCGAAGGACGGCGAGTCCGGCGGTGCGGAGTCGGATGCCGTGGTGGGCGGGTCGACCGGTGCGTGA
- a CDS encoding DUF6314 family protein: protein MREAGSLIVRWPQVSAGGMFPLRDLEEFFVGQWGLERDIADEAGSSLGAFSGEAAFTRGEGELVFHEWGTLVLGVHRAPAHRTLHFRLDGGARARVHFDYGDFFHDLDLSSGRWQAQHPCRDDLYRGEFVVCGRDEWWQRWSVAGPTKNHVLTTRFLRR, encoded by the coding sequence GTGCGTGAGGCCGGTTCGCTGATCGTGCGGTGGCCGCAGGTGTCGGCCGGTGGGATGTTCCCGCTGCGCGATTTGGAGGAGTTCTTCGTCGGGCAATGGGGCTTGGAGCGAGATATCGCCGACGAGGCGGGCTCGTCGTTGGGCGCGTTCTCGGGGGAAGCGGCCTTCACTAGGGGCGAAGGAGAGCTCGTTTTTCACGAGTGGGGCACGTTGGTGTTGGGGGTGCACCGGGCTCCGGCCCATCGGACGCTGCATTTCCGGCTCGACGGCGGCGCGCGCGCCCGGGTGCACTTCGACTACGGGGACTTCTTTCACGATCTGGATCTGTCGTCGGGCCGGTGGCAGGCGCAGCACCCGTGTCGGGACGACCTGTATCGGGGCGAGTTCGTCGTGTGCGGCCGCGACGAGTGGTGGCAGCGCTGGTCGGTGGCGGGCCCGACGAAAAATCACGTGCTGACGACCCGCTTCCTGCGCCGGTGA